From one Solanum lycopersicum chromosome 12, SLM_r2.1 genomic stretch:
- the LOC101262993 gene encoding tRNA (guanine(37)-N1)-methyltransferase 1, with product MALYPLPTAIILNRITPFTSRFFPKPLSSSLSASVAAITSTLPQHLSYGPSLHKGHKTSHRNSDEESFTRVFDITALRVPAEQCFSLESRLRGHLLNWPRIRNIARVAGDDIDDDLKEFIGNDNTTDDETQTVLERRIYGKGEGDGEKMCSVLYRDKLAKTFNSIGYVKFENLAKISRPKKKKWKREEKEGNGRKRRGYGRSDMSMVEVVEEKGSGDEDFSGLLGDDFRRRKWNGSTRLLLLDERYANKGIEEMPEAIKAVLKEHNEESTRLSFEIVRCKLTLLYNYWQMNEVLAVLLPQGMIVPSAFETVGHIAHLNLRDEHFPYKKLIAKVVLDKNKPKIQTVVNKTDVIHNDYRTMQLEVLAGNHSLVTTVVENGLYFDVDLAAVYWNSRLATERQRLLSCFTNNDVVCDVFAGVGPIAISAAKKVKYVYANDLNPNAVEYLERNCVRNKLERKIEIFNMDGRRFIDSIFASEKARPITQVVMNLPNDAAEFLDSFRGIFRNKHADKQFTLPRIHVYGFSKAQDPEFDFHEKIRIALSEVAFEVQMHKVRLVAPGKWMLCASFVLPETVAFAKLTL from the exons ATGGCTCTGTATCCATTGCCCACCGCCATTATACTCAACAGAATCACCCCTTTTACTTCCCGCTTCTTCCCCAAACCTCTATCTTCTTCCCTTTCCGCCTCCGTCGCCGCCATTACCTCGACCTTACCACAACACCTTTCCTATGGACCTTCCCTCCACAAAGGCCACAAAACTTCACACCGAAACTCCGATGAAGAAAGCTTCACTAGAGTCTTCGATATCACTGCTTTACGAGTCCCTGCAGAACAATGTTTCTCACTCGAGAGCAGATTACGCGGACACCTTTTAAATTGGCCGCGCATTCGTAACATTGCTAGGGTTGCCGGTGATGATATTGATGACGACTTGAAGGAGTTTATTGGAAATGATAATACTACTGATGATGAAACACAAACAGTATTGGAACGGAGAATCTATGGGAAAGGTGAAGGTGATGGGGAGAAAATGTGTTCGGTATTGTATAGAGATAAGCTTGCAAAGACTTTCAATTCGATAGGATATGTAAAGTTTGAGAATTTGGCTAAAATATCGCGGccgaagaagaaaaaatggaagaGAGAGGAAAAAGAGGGAAATGGAAGGAAGAGGAGAGGGTATGGGAGAAGTGATATGTCAATGGTGGAGGTGGTTGAAGAAAAGGGGAGTGGAGATGAGGATTTCAGTGGCTTATTGGGTGATGATTTTAGAAGGAGAAAATGGAATGGATCCACGAGGTTATTGCTATTGGATGAGAGGTACGCGAACAAGGGGATAGAGGAAATGCCCGAGGCTATTAAG GCAGTTCTCAAAGAACACAATGAGGAAAGTACAAGATTAAGTTTTGAAATTGTGAGATGCAAGTTGACATTATTATACAACTATTGGCAAATGAATGAG GTCTTAGCGGTCTTGCTTCCACAAGGTATGATTGTTCCTTCAGCTTTTGAGACAGTTGGGCATATTGCCCATCTAAACTTGAGAGATGAGCATTTCCCATACAAGAAACTTATTGCAAAG GTAGTCCTGGACAAGAACAAGCCGAAGATACAAACAGTTGTCAATAAAACTGATGTCATCCACAATGACTACAGAACAATGCAGCTCGAAGTTCTGGCAGGAAATCACTCTCTTGTTACAACTGTAGTCGAGAATGGACTCTATTTTGATGTTGATTTAGCAGCAGT ATATTGGAATTCTAGGCTGGCAACCGAAAGGCAAAGGCTTCTTAGTTGCTTCACCAACAATGATGTTGTTT GTGATGTTTTTGCTGGGGTGGGTCCCATTGCAATATCTGCTGCAAAGAAGGTCAAATATGTATACGCTAATGATTTGAACCCTAATGCTGTTGAATATCTGGAGAGAAACTGTGTCCGTAACAAACTTGAGAGGAAGATTGAG ATTTTTAACATGGATGGGCGGAGGTTCATTGACAGCATTTTTGCAAGTGAAAAAGCTAGGCCAATTACTCAAGTAGTAATGAATTTGCCTAATGATGCTGCAGAATTTCTTG ATTCTTTTAGAGGAATTTTCAGAAATAAGCACGCGGATAAGCAATTTACCTTGCCAAGGATTCATGTATATGGTTTTTCGAAAGCTCAGGATCCTGAATTCGATTTTCATGAG AAAATCAGGATTGCACTGTCTGAGGTGGCTTTTGAGGTACAGATGCACAAAGTTCGCCTTGTTGCACCAGGAAAATGGATGTTGTGTGCATCATTTGTTCTGCCTGAGACAGTGGCATTTGCTAAATTAACTCTATAG
- the LOC101262690 gene encoding histone H2A.6: protein MAGRGKTLGSGAAKKAQSRSSKAGLQFPVGRIARFLKAGKYAERVGAGAPVYLAAVLEYLAAEVLELAGNAARDNKKTRIVPRHIQLAVRNDEELSKLLGDVTIANGGVMPNIHNLLLPKKAGSSKPSADED from the exons ATGGCAGGAAGAGGCAAGACTCTTGGTTCCGGTGCAGCAAAGAAGGCTCAATCTCGGAGTAGCAAAGCCGGTCTTCAATTTCCGGTCGGTCGTATTGCTCGTTTTCTGAAAGCCGGCAAGTATGCCGAGCGTGTTGGTGCTGGAGCTCCCGTGTACCTTGCAGCTGTTCTCGAATACCTTGCTGCTGAG GTGCTTGAATTAGCTGGAAATGCAGCTAGGGATAACAAGAAGACTAGGATAGTCCCAAGGCATATTCAGTTGGCTGTGAGGAACGATGAAGAGCTGAGCAAGCTGCTTGGTGATGTGACCATTGCTAATGGTGGTGTTATGCCCAACATCCATAACCTTTTGCTTCCTAAGAAAGCTGGCTCATCAAAGCCCTCTGCAGATGAAGATTAG